AGCGCGGCGCGTTCATCGAACTGACCTGGGGCGGCGGGGAGCCGGTCGGCGTCAACGGCGAGGAGCGCACCTTCCTGCGGGACGGCGACGAGGTCGCGATCTCCGCCACCGCGCCGGGAACCGCGGGCGGGCGCATCGGATTCGGCGAGGTCCGCGGCCGTGTCCTGCCCGCGACGGGGGCCGGCGAGTGAGCGGCAGGGTCATCGCCACGGGAGCCGACCCGGCCGTCTGACCGGCCCGGCCCCGCCGCCCCGTCCCCGAACCCTCCGGACGGTTCGGGGACGGGGCGGTCATCGGGTGCCGCGCGCGATGTGGCGGTGGGCCGTCTCCGCGGTGAAACCGCATCGGCGCAGTCGCCGCGCACACTCCTCGGCGACGGCCACGGAGCGGTGCCGGCCGTCCTGGCAGCACACGAACACGTTCACCGGGTCGTCCGGCGGGGCGGAGTACGGCAGCAGCGCCAGTGCCCGGCCGACGACGCGCTCGACGATCTCCTCGGCGCCGGGGGTGGCCAGGACGTGCCGGCGCACCTGCGGGTCCAGCCCGGTCAGCTCGCGCATCGCCGGGTCGGCCTGCGGATTGTGCAGGGCCTCGGACAGGTCGACCAGCAGACCGCTGCCGTGCGGCGGGTCGCCGTGCACGCGCCCGAAGGAGGTGAAGGCGAAGTCGGGCACGGGGCTCCTCTCACCGGGTCCTGCAGAAGTCGCGGTCGGCCTGAGCCGCCTCCTTCCCGTCGACTTCGACCTTATCGACGTTGAAACCGTGGTTTCAGGGTCCACACGGTCAAGACCGGCGAAAGTACGCCCGCCGCCGCGCCTCCGCCAGGTGGCGGGGAGGGGACGGGAACTCCCGCCGCATGGCGGTGGTGCCGCGTCGGCCTGGACCCAAGGATGAGTCGTAGGTCACGCTCGTGTGGCCGCGACACCAGGAGGCTTTGATGACGACAGCCGCGCATCCGCCGTTCGATGCGGAGCTCAGCGCCGCCCTGCAGGCCATGGTGATGGCCGGCCAGGCCCCCGGCACGCTCACGCCCGACCTGATCCCCGCGCTGCGGGAGCGCAACGCACTCCAGCGGCCCGGCGACGAGGAGCTGCGCCGGGGCGGGCGCATCGAGATCGAGGAGCGCGGCATCCCCGGTCCCGAGAGCGCCCCCGACCTGTCGGTGCTGATCTGCCGCCCGGCCGGCGCCGCGACCCCGGCCCCCGGGGTCTACAACATCCACGGCGGCGGCATGATCATGGGCGACAACCGCACCGCGATCACCGCCCTGCTGGACTGGGTGGAGCAGCTCGGCGTGATCGTCGTGTCGGTGGAGTACCGGCTCGCCCCCGAACACCCGCATCCCGCCCCCGTTGAGGACTGCTACGCCGGACTGCTGTGGACCGCCGCGAACGCCGCCGAGGTGGGCATCGACCCGCAGCGGCTGCTGATCGCCGGGGCGAGCGCGGGCGGCGGGCTGGCGGCGGCCGTCGCGCTCATGGCCCGCGACCGCGGCGGCCCGGCCCTGCTGGGCCAGATGCTGATCTGCCCCATGCTCGACGACCGCAACGAGACGCCCTCCAGCCACGAGCTCGACGGCGAAGGCGTCTGGGACCGCACCTCCAACCTCACCGGCTGGGGCGCGCTGCTCGGCGAGCAGCGCGGCGGACCCGACGTCTCCCCCTACGCCGCGCCGGCGCGCGCGGACGACCTGTCCGGTCTCCCGCCGGCGTTCGTCGACGTCGGCTCGGTCGAGACCTTCCGCGACGAGGACGTCGCCTACGCCACCCGCATCTGGCAGGCCGGCGGATCGGCCGAGCTGCACGTCTGGCCCGGCGGCTTCCACGGCTTCGACCTGATGCTCCCGCAGGCCGCCCTCTCCCAGGCGGCCCAGGCGGCGCGCGTCCAGTGGATCCGGCGGCTGCTGGGCTCCTACTGAGGCTGCGGAAGTCGGGGACCGGCAGGCGGCTGCGTCTCCTCCGGCGGCGATCTCGACTTTGGGTTTCAACCTCGACCCCAGGGGGGCTTCAACCCCAACCCCGGGATGGAGTGGGCGCGCGGGTGGGTCCCTTCCACCTTGACTCCAGGGGGTTGTGAAGGCCCGCCCCAGGAGGGGTGGCGTGCGGGTGGGCGATTCTCTCGCGTGGCCGAAGGCCCGTGGACGCGAAATCGCCCTCCCGCGCGCGAAGCGCACGCCGACACCATGGGCACAGACCGACACCGCGGTTTCGGCCCGGAGCCCGAGGTGGCGGCGTGCGTTCAGTCTTTGGGCCGGGGTTCAAACTCCTGTGGCCGGTGTTTCACGCCCTCGGTGGCCGGCCCGGTCGCCCACGGCGGCCCGCCGCCGTGGGCGCTCGCCGAAACCCCGGTCGCGCCCTGGCACCCACGGTGGCGGCGTGGGCGGCGCGGCGCCGGGGCGATCCCTTGATGGGCCTCCGGCCGCGCGAGAGGATCGCCCGGTCACCGCGGATCCCTCCTTGGGCTGAGGCTTCACGACCCCCGATGGCCGAGGTTGAAACTCACGGTCGAGAACGGTCGAGAAGCGTCGGCGGGAAGGGGATGGGGCGGAAGAGGATCCGACCCGACCACGACCACGTCCTGCGGCCGATCTGGACAACCGCTCCGGTCAGGAGCAGGATCGCCGCCATGCAGGAACTCGCCGCCCGCCTGGCCGCGCTGGACCCCGACGCCGGCGCGGCCGTCCAGGTGATCGCCTACTTCGACACCCTGCTCGACGAGCACGCGGGACTGGAGTCCTTCGTGCGCGGCGCCGCCGTGCTGACGGGGTGCTCCGCGCGTCTGGCCGATCCCGAGCGGCGCGTCCACGTCCGGGTCGAGCCCGATGGCCGCCGACTGGACTCCGCCGCGCCGCCCGATCCGGTCTGGCCGTCGACCGCGCTGCACCACCCCGGGGGCGAGGCCCGCGTCTGGATCGAGCGCGCCGCCGGCCCGCGCCCCCTCGACGAGATCGTGCTCGAACGCCTGGCCGCCGGTGCGCGCGTCGTCCTCGACCGCACCCGCGGCCGCCTCTTCCCCGATGACGACCCCGCCTCCGTCGAAGTGCTGCTCGACGCCGAGGCCTCCGGCGACATCCGGCTGCGGGCCGCCCGCCGCCTGGGCCTGGACCCGGCCGCAGCGCGGGTGCGGGCGCTCGCCGTGCTCACCGACGGCGCCGCGCCGCTGCCCGGCGCCGCCCGGATCGGCGGGGCCCAGGCCCTCGTGGAGCACCTCGGCCGTCCCCGGCCCGCCCCGCCGGGGCGCGTCGGGATCGGTCCCGCCGTCCCCGTCGAGGAGCTGCCCGGATCGTGGGCGGCGGCGCACCTCGCACTGCGCTTCACCGCCGCGGGCACGGCCGTCGATCCGGGGCCGCGCACCGTCGAGGCGGACCGGCTCGGCGGGCTCGCCGTCCTCGCCGAGGGGGTCGACCGGGGCGCTCCCGTGGTCCCCGACGTCCATCGGCTGGACCGGGCCTCCGATGCCGCGCCGTGGATGCTGGTCACCCTGGACGCGGTCGCCACCCACGCCAGCCTGCGCGCCGCCGCCACCGCCCTGCACGTGCACCATTCGACCCTGCGGGAGCGGATGCGCCAGGCCGAGGCCAGGCTCGGCTGGAACGCGGTCGAGCCCGCCGGCCGGCTGCGCCTCCAGCTCGCGCTCGCCCTGCGGCGCCTGCACAGGACGGACTTCTGAACCGCCTCGGCGGGCGCACTCCGCCCACCGGCCGCGGCATCGAAGAGAGGGGAGGGGCGTCACTGCTCGGTGAGCGCGAGCCTGGCGCCGAGGGCGACGAACGCGCCCGCGAAGACGCGGCGCATCCAGGTCAGCACCTGAGGGCGCGAGATGACGCGGGTGCGGATCACGGCGGCGAACCTGCCGTAGCCGACGAAGACGACGAACGTGAGCAGCATGAAGACGGCGCTCAACTCGACCATGTGAAGGAGCGCGTTCGGCTCGCCGGCGCCCACGAACTGCGGCAGGAACGCGAAGAAGAAGATCGTGAGCTTCGGATTGAGGATGTTGATCAGGACGGCGGAGACGATCACCCGCACCGCCGAACGCGGAGCGGTGTCCTCCCGCACCGCGAGCGCGCCCTCGTCCCGCAGCGTGCTCCACGCCATGTAGAGGAGGTAGGCCACCCCCAGGTACTTGAGGACCTGGAACGCCGGTGCGCTCGTGTGCAGCAGCGCCGCGAGTCCCGTGATCGCCGCCACCACGTGCGGGACGGTGCCCAGCGTGCACCCGGCCGCGGCGACGACGCTCGCGCGGGCGCCGCGCGAGAGGCCGGCCGCCATCGTGTAGAGGACGCCGGTGCCGGGTGTGGCGACGACGATGAGCGATGTCAGCAGGAACTCGATGGTCACGGCGGTCCTCCGGGCGCGGCGGTGGTACGGGCGGCGACACCGGGAGTGCCCCGCCGCCGATCACTCTGCCGCTATCGTGGTCCGGTGAACAGGTCCAAAGTGCAGGCCTTTGACCGGTCCATAACGTCCGGATCCGACTTCCTCCAACTGGACATCGGCGACGCGCCGGCGGGCGGGCTGTCCGACTGGCTGGCCCGGCGGCTCCGGCTCGCGATCTCGGACGGCCGCCTGCCGGTGGGCGACCGGCTGCCTGCCACCCGGGTCCTGGCCGCGGAACTGCGCGTGTCCCGCGGCGTCGTCACCGAGGCCTACCGGCGCCTGGCCGAGGACGGGCACGTCGCCGGGCGCGGTCGGCGCGGAACGGTCGTCGTCGCCGCTCCCGTGGCCGCGCCGGCGGCGGCGCGGCCGCCCGCGCCCACCGGTCCGCCGCCGGTGGACGCGCTGTTCGCCGCGCCCGGCGCGGACGCCTTCGACGCGTTGCGAGCGGTCCCGGCCCGGATCGACCTGTCGCCCGGTCTGCCGGACCTGGCCGCGTTCCCGCGAGCGGCGTGGCTGCGCGCCGAGCGCTCGGTGCTCGGCGACCTCTCGGCGTCCGACCTCGGGTACGGCGATCCCCGAGGGGCCGCGGCGCTGCGCCTGGCCGTCGTGAACTGGCTGGCCCGCAACCGCGGGATCAGGGCGGACCCGGGCGAGGTGCTCGTCGTCGCCGGCGTCGCCCAGGCGCTCGGGCTGCTCGCGGAGGTGCTCCGGCACGACGGGATCTCCGAGGTGGCGGTGGAGGACCCCGGATCGCTCGGGGCCCGCCAGCACCTGCGCAGCCGGGGACTGGTCGCCCCGCCGGTCCCGGTCGACTCCGAAGGGATCCGCGTCGACGCGCTGCGCGCCCAGGGCGCCCCGGCCGTCCTGCTGACCCCGGCGCACCAGTTCCCGACCGGGGTGGTGCTCGGCGGCGGGAGGCGCCGCGAGCTGATGCGGTGGGCCGGTGAGGGCGGGCTGGTCATCGAGGACGACTACGACGCCGAGCACCGCTACGACCGGCCACCGGTTCCGGCTCTGCGATCGATGCTCGCCGAGCACGTCTGCTACGCCGGGAGCGTGTCCAAGCTCCTCGCTCCGGCCCTGCGCGTGGGGTGGGTCCTCGCGCCGCCGAAGTACCGCGACGCCCTCGTGGCGGCCAAGCGCCACGCCGACCTCGGCAACGCCGTGCTGCCGCAGATGGTCCTGGCACGGCTGATGGAATCGGGGGAGATGGAGCGCCATCTGCGCCTCCTGCGCAGACGCCACCGCCGCCGCAGGGACGCGATGATCGACGCGATCAGGACCCACCTCCCGGACGCGGTCGTGCACGGCGCCGCGGCGGGCCTGCACCTGATGATCACCTTCGACGCCGGCTTCGCCGACGCCGACCTCGCCGCAGCGTCGCTCGCGCGCGGCGTGAAGGTGCATCCGCTGTCGTGGCACGGCCGGCGCCCGGACCGGCCGGGGCTCGTCCTGGGCTACGCCGCGAGCACGCCGACCGCCATCGGCGAGGGCGTGGCGACCCTGGCCGACGTCCTGCGGCGGCTGCCGTGACAGCGGGACGGTGACCGGCGCGGCGATCTTCACCGAGCCGACGACTCAGGACACTGGCCGGTCCGCCCGTCCCGGGGGGGCTTCGGCGTCGCGCGAGGGGGCGGTGAGCATTCCCTCGGCGGCGTCCACCAGGTCCACCGCCCAGGGCTGCGGCGTGCCGGCCTCGGCGGTCGCGCCGCGCTGCTCCATGTCGCCCGCCGTCATGATGACGAGGGTGCGCAGCATCCGCAGCCGGTTGCGCAGCACGGCCTCCGGCAGCCCGGACAGGCGCGCGGTGATCCCGTCCCACACCGCGTTCAGCCCGTCGGCCTCCTCCCAGCCGAAGTGCAGGAACTCCCGCCGGTGGACGGGATCGGCGGCCAATTGGGAGAAGAACCGCGCGTAGTGGCTGCCTTCGAGGATGTTGGCCGCGAGGGGGAAGACGAGGGCCTCCAGGAGGACGCGGAGGTCGTCCTGCGGGCCGCCGTCGGCGATCCGCTTGAGCATCTCCATCCGCAGGGCGTTGATGTCGCGCATCCGGTACTCGAAGATCGCGCGGACCAGCTCCTGCTTGTCGCCGAAGTAGTAGTGCACGGCCGAGGTGTTGCGCTGCCCGGCCGCCGCCGCGATCTCGCGCAGGGAGACGGCGGCGATGCCGTTGACGGCGAACAGCCGCTCGGCCGTCTCGATGAGCCGTTCCCTGGTGGTGGACGCGGGAGAGCGCGGACTGGGCATGGTTCTCCTCGTGGTCGCGGGGACGCGTCCGAGTGGCGGCTGCCCCCAACGTACTCGGCATCCCCTCTTGCCGGATTAAAGCATACGCTTTAATGTGGCCTGCGTCATGCTTTTCCGAACAGTGTTAGGCAGAGTGGCCGCGCCGCGACCCCAGGGGGACACACGATGCAGACGATCCGGGAACTCGCCGAGCAGGGCTGGACGGGCGCCCTCGACCTGAAGGTCGACTTCCATCCGGTGCGGGTCCGGCGCTCGCGCGCCGAGGAGGTGCACGAGCGGATCCTCGTCTTCAGCGGGCTCGCCAACAGCTACGCCGTGGACACCGGCGACGGACTGGTGCTCCTGGACGCCGGGCACGTCGCCGAGGCCGCCGACCTGCACGCGCGGATCCGCGACTGGCGCCCCGACACCCCGCTGTACGGCGCGGTCTACTCCCACCACCACGTCGACCACGTCTTCGGCGTCGCCCCCTTCGACGCGGAGGCCGCCGAACGCGGGTGGCCGGCCCCGGTCGTCCACGCGCACGCCGACGTCGTCCCGCACTTCGACCGCTACCGCGCCACCAACGGGCTCAACACCGCGCTCAACCGCCGCCAGTTCGCCGTCGACACCCCGGACTTCCGCTGGCCCGACCGGTTCCGCCACCCCGATGTCGGCTACCGCGACCGGATGGCCTTCCACCGGGGCGACCTCACCTTCGACCTGCACCACGCCCGCGGCGAGACCGACGACGCCACCTGGACCTGGATCCCGGAGCTGAAGGCGGTGCACACCGGCGACCTGTTCATCTGGGCGCTGCCCAACGCCGGCAACCCGCAGAAGGTGCAGCGCTACGCGAGCGACTGGGCGCACGCGCTGCGCGAGATGGCCGCCCTCGGCGCCGAACTGCTGCTGCCCGGCCACGGCCTGCCGGTCTTCGGCGCCGACCGGGTCCGCAGGGCCTGCTCCGAAACCGCCGAGCTGCTCGAGTCCCTGGAGGCCCAGACCCTGGCCGCGATGAACCGGGGCCTGCCGCTGGACGAGGTCATCCATGCCGTCTCCGTCCCCGCCCACCTGGCCGACCGGCCCTACCTGCAGCCCGTCTACGACCATCCGCAGTTCGTCGTCCGCAACATCTGGCGCCGCTACGGCGGCTGGTACGACGGCGAGCCCGACAACCTGGTGCCCGCGCCGCGGGACGCGCAGGCGCGCGAATGGGTGCGCCTGGCCGGCGGGGTGCGCAGCGTGCTCGACCGCGCCGCCGAACTGCACCGGGACGGGGACTCCCGGCTCGCCTGCCACCTCGTCGAGCACGCCGTGCGCGCGGCGCCCGACGACGCCGACGTCCACGAGCTGCGCGCCCGGATCTACGCCGAGCGCGCCGCGGGGGAGTCCTCCCTCATGGTCCGCAACATCCTCGGCCACGCGGCCGCGGCCAGCCGCGAAGGCGAGCGCGACCTCGCCTCCCGCGGCTGACCCCGGCACGTCCGAAGGACCGTTACGAGTGAAAGGCGCCGAAACCGTGGCACTCCGTACCGCCAAGCGGGACACGCCCCCCGAAGCGGCCGCCGGCTCCCGCCGGGCCTGGCTCATCGTCGCGATGCTCGTGGTGCTGATGGCGCTGAACTACGCCGACAAGCTGGCGTTCGGCCTCGCCGCCACCCCGATCATCGCCGAGTTCGACCTGACGCTCGACCAGTTCGGGCTGGCCGGCAGCGCCTTCTACGTGCCCTTCTTCATCACCACCCTGCTGGTCGGGTTCGCGGCCGACCGGACCGGCAGCACCCGGCCGCTGGGCGCGATCGCGGTGCTGTGGGGCGTGGCGCAGATCTCCATGGTCTTCGCCACCGGCCTCGGGGTCATCCTGTTCTCCCGACTGCTGCTGGGCGCATCGGAGGGCCCCACCTACGGCCTGGTCAACCACGCGGCCTTCTCCTGGCTGAGGGACGGCGACCGCAACCTGGCCAGCTCCCTGCTCTCGGCGGGCGGCTCGCTCGGCGTCATGATCGGCGCACCGGTTCTGACCTGGCTCATCGTCGACCACGGCTGGCGGGCGGCGTTCCTGGTCTCGGGGCTGGCCAGCGTAGTGTGGTGCCTGGCCTGGATCTTCGTCGGACGGGAGGGGCCACTCAGCCGCAGGGACCCCGACTCCACGGCCGCGACCGCACCGGCCACCGCGGCGAAGGCGAGCGCCGCGGCCCCCGACACCACCGCGGCGGACGCGCACGGTCCCGGCCCCGTCGGGGGCGCCGCGCCCGCTCCGGGCACAGGGCCGTCCTTCCTGCGCATCGTCACCACGCCCACCTTCATCGCCGTGTCGCTGGGCGCCTTCGCAGGGAACTGGGCGATCGCCGTGGGCCTGTCCTTCAAGCCGCTCTACGCCGAACAGGTGCTGCACCTCACCGAGCAGCAGATCAGCCTGTTCATCATCGTCGGGCAGATCTTCACCACGGTGGCCGTCTACATCGGGCTCGGCTACACCATGAAGGCACTCATGGCCCGCGGCTTCTCCGGCCGCGTCTCGCGCGGCGCCCTCGGCGGCGCCTGCGTGATCGCGGCCGGGTTCGCGTTCATCGGCTTCGTGTACGCCCCCGGCCTGTACCCCAAGCTCGCCTGCAGCGTCCTCGGCGGCATCGGCCTGATCGCCTTCCCTGTCGGCAGCACCGTCATCGGCCAGATCGCCCCCGCCGCCCGCCGCGCGGGGGTGCTGGGCACCTACGCGGCGGTCTACGGCCTCGCCGGGATCATCGCGCCGTGGCTCACCGGGCTCATCGCCGAGCAGGCCGCCACCCAGGAGGCCGGGCTCAACAACGCCTTCCTCTTCTGGGGCGTCCTGACCGTGGTGTGCGGCGCCGTCGCGCTCGCCTGCACCCGTCCCGAACGCGACGCGGCGCGGATCGGCTCGGCTCCGCCACCCGCGAAGACCGGGTGAGGGCCGACCCCGCGGGCGGCGGGGCGGCTGCGCCCACGCCGCCCGCGGGCGTCCCTCCCTCAGCACCGGGGGCGGCCGGTCACTCCAGTGCCGGACGGCGTTCGGCGAAGCGGGTGGCCCGCTCGAACGCGCGGCCGTGGCGGAGCAGCGCCAGGTCGGCCCCGTAGGGCGCGACGAGCTGGACGCCCACCGGCAGGCCGTCCGGCGTGAAGCCGCCCGGCACCGACATCGCCGGGCAGCCCGTCACCGTCACGTGGCAGGCCGAGCGCATCCAGTCGAGGTAGTCCCTCATCGGCTCGCCCGCGACCTCGGTCGGGTACTCCAGTCCCACGTCGAACGGCGGAAGCTGGCTGACCGGCAGCAGCAGCAGGTCGTGGCGGCCGAAGAACTCCCGGAACCGGTGGAACAGCGCGGCCAGCCCCTCCTTGGCCCGGCCGACGTCCTCGCCCGACAGTGCGCGGCCGGCCGCGGCGTTGGCGACCACGGCCTCCTTCACCCGGCCGGGGTGGGCCTCGATCAGCGGGCCGAACGCCAGGTGGAACTGCCAGGCGCGCAGCGTGCGGAACACCTCGTCGGCGCCGGAGAGGTCCGGACGGACCTCCTCCACCACGCACCCCAGCCCGGCGAACGTCTTCGCCGCTTCGGTGACGACGCGCGCCACTTCCGGTTCGACCGGCAGCGCGCCGCCGAAGTCCGGCGAGAACCCCACGCGCAGCCCGCGCACGTCGTGCTCCAGCGGCGCCGCGAACACCGATCCCGGCTCGCCCAGCGCGCCGGGCGCCCGGGGGTCGGGTCCGGCGATCGCCGACAGCAGCAGGGCGGCGTCGGCGACCGTGCGCCCCATCGGCCCCGCCGTCGCCATCGTCTCCCAGGGCAGCGACGACGGCCAGGCGGGCACTCGCCCGGGGGTGGGGCGCAGGCCTACGACGTTGTTGAAGGAGGCGGGGTTGCGCAGGGAGCCGCCCATGTCGGAGCCGTCGGCGAGCGGGTGCATCCCCGCGGCGAGCGCGGCGGCGGCCCCGCCGCTGCTGCCGCCGGCCGACTTGGCGGTGTCGTAGGGGTTGCGGGTGGTCCCGAAGATCGGGTTGAAGGTGTGCGATCCGGCCGCGAACTCCGGCACGTTGGTCTTGCCGATCGTGATGGCCCCCGCGGCGCGCATCCGCTCCACGATCAGCTCGTCGCGTTCGGGCACGTGGTCGGCGAAGACCGGCGAGCCGAACGTGGTGCGCACGCCCGCGGTCTCGTGGGTGTCCTTGTGCGCGATCGGCAGGCCGTGCAGCGGGCCGACCCCGGCGCCGGAGGCCAGGCGCTCGTCGGCGGCGGCGGCCTCGGCCATCGCCCGCTCCGCGCACACCGTCACCACCGCGTTGACCGCGGGGTTGACCGCCGCGATCCGGTCCAGGTGCGCCCCGACCACCTCGCGGGCCGACACCTCCCGGGCGCGCAGCATCCGCGCGAGTTCCACGGCGTCCAGGCGGCACAGCTCAGTGCTCAACGATTCCTCCGGTCACGGTGTCGAAGGAGCGGCGAAGCTCCAGGTAGGCCTCGCGGGACATCTTCGGCCCGCTCTCCGCGACGACCCGGTCGGCCCCGGCGGCGCCGTCGCACAGCAGGTCGACGACGGTCATCGCCATGAACTTCGCCGGGTTCACGGCGGCGGCGACGTGGTCGGCGGTGTGGAAGCCGGGGCCGTGGAACGCCGCCGAGCTGCCGGAGGCCGCCCACGGGTGCACGACCGGCATGATGTGGCCGAGGTCGCCGGCGTCGGTGGAGCCGCCCATGCGGCCGCCGTCGCGCACCGTCTCCCGCACGCCGAACAGATCGGTGCAGTTGGCGTACATCAGGTCGGCGAGCGGCGCGTCGGTCTCCAGCGGGAGGTAGCCGCCGACCGTCTCGATCCGCACGTCCACGCCCAGCGCGAACGCCCCGGCGCGCAGCGCGCGGTCCACCTTCGCCGCGGCGTCGCGCATGGCCGCGACCGTCCCGGCCCGGATCATCAGCTCCATGTCGGCGCGGGCCGGGACCGCGCTGACCGCCTCCCCGCCGGTGAGGATCTGGCTGACCCGCACGGTGTCGGCGTCGTCGAAGGTGTCGCGCTGCGCGTCGATCGCCGCGATCGCCAGCGTCGCGGCCTTCAGCGCGTTGGCGCCGGCCCACGGCGTCGCGCCCGCGTGCGCGGCGACGCCGGTGAACGTGACGCGCTTGACCAGGGAGCCGTTCGCCGACATCGCGACCGCCGCGGCCGGCGAGCTCACCATCGGCCCGGCGTGCGTCATCATCGCGATGTCGACGTCGTCGAACGCGCCGAGCCGGATCAGCTCCGGCTTGCCGAGGATGAACTCGAAGTCCCCGGCCTCCCGGCGCGACAGCCGCCAGTCGACCTCGATGCACTCCTCAGCAGGCACGGCGAACAGCGCGACGTCGCCGTCGAGCCGGTCCATGACCGGGGCCAGGCCGAACCCGGCCCCGATCATCGACGCGATCTGGGCGTTGTGCCCGCAGGCGTGCGCAGCGCCGGTCTCGGGGTCGGCGTAGGGGTGGCCGGAGACCAGCAGCGAGTCCAGCTCGCCGAGGACCGCGACGGTGCGCCGCGACGTCCGGCCGCGCATGCGGGCCTTGACGCCGGTCCCGGCGAGCCCGTCCTCGTGGGCCAGGCCCATGCCGTCGAACCACCGCCGCACCCGCTCCGACGTGCGCGTCTCCCGCCAGCCCGTCTCGGGGTGGCGCAGGACCTCCTCGGAGACCGCGGTGACCTCCTCGGCGCGCCGGTCGATCTCCGCACAGACGGCGGCCTTCAGCCGCGCGCGCTCCGCTGCCGCATCCGTCGCGGTCGTGTCGCTCATGGCTCGCACTCCTCCCTCTCTACTTCTCCGCGGCGACCGGCACCGACGGCGTCGGCTCCTCCGGCGCGCCGGCCCTCCGGCGCGCGTTCAGCACGAGCTGGGCCGCGGCGGCCACCGCGACGTTGACGACGAGTGCGACGACGCCCTCGCTGACGTCGCCGAAGCGCAGCGGTGTGAACGTCAGGACGATGACCGCGCCGACACCGGTCAGCATGCCCAGCATCGCCGGCCCCGCGTCGAGCAGCCGCCGCCTGCCGATCGCGGCGAGCAGCGCCGGCGCGAGCTGGGTCAGGCCGCTGAACGTGAGCAGCAGCAGGTTCGCCAGCAGGTCGGGGCGCAGGATGCCCAGGACCAGCGCGAGCGAGGCCGAGGCGACCACCACGCCGTGGTTGACGGCGAACCTCGCGCGCTCCCCGCGCGGTGTGACCAGGTTGTTCGCGACGAGCGTCGAGATGCCCAGGCACATCGCCGCCCCGGGCACCATCGCGGTCGCGGCGGCGGCGACGGCGACCACGCCGGTGGCCCAGTCCGGCAGCGCGCCGGCGGCGAGCGTGAGCAGCACGGCGTCGCTGCGGGTGCCGGAGTCGAGCACGAGCAGCCCGGTGAAGCCGACGATGATCGGCAGGATGATGACCACCTGGTACAGCGGCAGGAACACGTTGTTGGTGCGGATCACCGCCGCGCTGCGGGAGGCGAGCATGGGCGGCCACATATGCGGCAGCGTCAGGAACGCGCTGCCCAGCGCGGAGACGAGGACGTTGCTGAACCACCAGGTCCGGGAGAAGCCCTCGACGTCGCCGACGGTCAGCATCTCCGGGCGCAGCTCGCGGACCTGCTCGAACAGCGCGCCGATTCCGCCGGCGTAGTGCATCGGGACCAGGACCGCGATGACCGCGATCACGACGATCACCAGCGCGTCCTTGAAGTAGGCGGTCGTCGCGATGCCGCGGATCCCCGACCACAGGACGAAGGCCACCATCAGAACGGTCGCCACGATCATGCTCAGCGTGCCCGACGCCGCGTCCCCGGTGACCAGTTCGACGATCAGGCCCAGCCCGGTGATCTGCAGCTGCAGGTAGGGCAGCAGGAACACCACGCCGATGACGG
This sequence is a window from Spinactinospora alkalitolerans. Protein-coding genes within it:
- a CDS encoding helix-turn-helix domain-containing protein yields the protein MQELAARLAALDPDAGAAVQVIAYFDTLLDEHAGLESFVRGAAVLTGCSARLADPERRVHVRVEPDGRRLDSAAPPDPVWPSTALHHPGGEARVWIERAAGPRPLDEIVLERLAAGARVVLDRTRGRLFPDDDPASVEVLLDAEASGDIRLRAARRLGLDPAAARVRALAVLTDGAAPLPGAARIGGAQALVEHLGRPRPAPPGRVGIGPAVPVEELPGSWAAAHLALRFTAAGTAVDPGPRTVEADRLGGLAVLAEGVDRGAPVVPDVHRLDRASDAAPWMLVTLDAVATHASLRAAATALHVHHSTLRERMRQAEARLGWNAVEPAGRLRLQLALALRRLHRTDF
- the pdxR gene encoding MocR-like pyridoxine biosynthesis transcription factor PdxR yields the protein MNRSKVQAFDRSITSGSDFLQLDIGDAPAGGLSDWLARRLRLAISDGRLPVGDRLPATRVLAAELRVSRGVVTEAYRRLAEDGHVAGRGRRGTVVVAAPVAAPAAARPPAPTGPPPVDALFAAPGADAFDALRAVPARIDLSPGLPDLAAFPRAAWLRAERSVLGDLSASDLGYGDPRGAAALRLAVVNWLARNRGIRADPGEVLVVAGVAQALGLLAEVLRHDGISEVAVEDPGSLGARQHLRSRGLVAPPVPVDSEGIRVDALRAQGAPAVLLTPAHQFPTGVVLGGGRRRELMRWAGEGGLVIEDDYDAEHRYDRPPVPALRSMLAEHVCYAGSVSKLLAPALRVGWVLAPPKYRDALVAAKRHADLGNAVLPQMVLARLMESGEMERHLRLLRRRHRRRRDAMIDAIRTHLPDAVVHGAAAGLHLMITFDAGFADADLAAASLARGVKVHPLSWHGRRPDRPGLVLGYAASTPTAIGEGVATLADVLRRLP
- a CDS encoding TetR/AcrR family transcriptional regulator translates to MPSPRSPASTTRERLIETAERLFAVNGIAAVSLREIAAAAGQRNTSAVHYYFGDKQELVRAIFEYRMRDINALRMEMLKRIADGGPQDDLRVLLEALVFPLAANILEGSHYARFFSQLAADPVHRREFLHFGWEEADGLNAVWDGITARLSGLPEAVLRNRLRMLRTLVIMTAGDMEQRGATAEAGTPQPWAVDLVDAAEGMLTAPSRDAEAPPGRADRPVS
- a CDS encoding RapZ C-terminal domain-containing protein, whose amino-acid sequence is MPDFAFTSFGRVHGDPPHGSGLLVDLSEALHNPQADPAMRELTGLDPQVRRHVLATPGAEEIVERVVGRALALLPYSAPPDDPVNVFVCCQDGRHRSVAVAEECARRLRRCGFTAETAHRHIARGTR
- a CDS encoding LysE family translocator, giving the protein MTIEFLLTSLIVVATPGTGVLYTMAAGLSRGARASVVAAAGCTLGTVPHVVAAITGLAALLHTSAPAFQVLKYLGVAYLLYMAWSTLRDEGALAVREDTAPRSAVRVIVSAVLINILNPKLTIFFFAFLPQFVGAGEPNALLHMVELSAVFMLLTFVVFVGYGRFAAVIRTRVISRPQVLTWMRRVFAGAFVALGARLALTEQ
- a CDS encoding alpha/beta hydrolase, with amino-acid sequence MTTAAHPPFDAELSAALQAMVMAGQAPGTLTPDLIPALRERNALQRPGDEELRRGGRIEIEERGIPGPESAPDLSVLICRPAGAATPAPGVYNIHGGGMIMGDNRTAITALLDWVEQLGVIVVSVEYRLAPEHPHPAPVEDCYAGLLWTAANAAEVGIDPQRLLIAGASAGGGLAAAVALMARDRGGPALLGQMLICPMLDDRNETPSSHELDGEGVWDRTSNLTGWGALLGEQRGGPDVSPYAAPARADDLSGLPPAFVDVGSVETFRDEDVAYATRIWQAGGSAELHVWPGGFHGFDLMLPQAALSQAAQAARVQWIRRLLGSY
- a CDS encoding alkyl sulfatase dimerization domain-containing protein, which gives rise to MQTIRELAEQGWTGALDLKVDFHPVRVRRSRAEEVHERILVFSGLANSYAVDTGDGLVLLDAGHVAEAADLHARIRDWRPDTPLYGAVYSHHHVDHVFGVAPFDAEAAERGWPAPVVHAHADVVPHFDRYRATNGLNTALNRRQFAVDTPDFRWPDRFRHPDVGYRDRMAFHRGDLTFDLHHARGETDDATWTWIPELKAVHTGDLFIWALPNAGNPQKVQRYASDWAHALREMAALGAELLLPGHGLPVFGADRVRRACSETAELLESLEAQTLAAMNRGLPLDEVIHAVSVPAHLADRPYLQPVYDHPQFVVRNIWRRYGGWYDGEPDNLVPAPRDAQAREWVRLAGGVRSVLDRAAELHRDGDSRLACHLVEHAVRAAPDDADVHELRARIYAERAAGESSLMVRNILGHAAAASREGERDLASRG